One stretch of Rana temporaria chromosome 10, aRanTem1.1, whole genome shotgun sequence DNA includes these proteins:
- the LOC120916081 gene encoding olfactory receptor 4Q3-like, with the protein MNSTNQHKVVEFTLLGLASFPRLSIALFLLLLITYILILLANLSIIVAVHFEARLHSAMYYFLSRLSFVDLCYATVTIPKILADFLSKTNTISSNSCITQLFFLHFFAGTECILLTVMAYDRYIAICHPLRYSSIMNKTVCHWLEFVCWVTSFLHSIIQIIMTCQLKFCGPNQIDHFFCDIHPLSVLACSDTFIIEIVYVANSGLISVLCFLVLLMSYMGIINTILKAQSEEGLGKAFSTCAAHLTVVTLFFGPCVFIYLRPSVSYAVDKVVSVFYTMVTPLLNPIIYTLRNKEVKTAIKKKWSRSGLS; encoded by the exons ATGAATTCCACTAACCAGCACAAAGTCGTAGAGTTCACTCTCTTGGGATTGGCCAGTTTCCCTAGGCTCAGCATAGCCCTATTTCTTCTCCTTCTCATTACCTACATTCTTATATTGCTGGCAAACCTGTCTATTATAGTGGCAGTCCATTTTGAAGCACGTCTCCATTCAGCCATGTACTATTTTCTTAGTAGGTTATCCTTTGTAGACTTGTGCTATGCTACAGTGACCATCCCCAAAATTTTAGCCGACTTCCTTTCCAAAACCAACACAATCTCCTCCAATTCCTGCATCACCCAGCTGTTCTTCCTGCATTTCTTTGCAGGAACAGAGTGCATCCTCCTAACGGTCATGGCCTATGACCGCTACATCGCTATCTGCCACCCCTTACGATATTCCAGTATTATGAACAAGACTGTCTGTCATTGGCTCGAGTTTGTTTGTTGGGTCACCAGTTTTTTACATTCCATAATTCAGATTATCATGACATGTCAACTGAAGTTTTGTGGACCAAACCAAATAGACCATTTCTTCTGTGACATCCACCCTTTGTCCGTTCTGGCCTGTTCAGATACTTTCATCATCGAAATAGTATACGTGGCCAACAGTGGCCTGATCTCTGTGCTATGTTTCCTTGTGTTACTTATGTCTTATATGGGTATCATTAACACCATACTTAAAGCTCAATCTGAAGAGGGCCTAGGAAAAGCTTTTTCGACTTGTGCCGCACACCTCACTGTTGTCACCCTTTTCTTTGGGCCTTGTGTCTTCATATATTTAAGACCCTCTGTATCATATGCAGTAGATAAAGTGGTGTCTGTATTCTATACAATGGTAACACCCCTACTGAACCCAATTATTTACACGTTAAGAAATAAAGAGGTAAAGACCGCCATCAA AAAGAAGTGGTCTAGAAGTGGTCTATCCTGA